In Triticum urartu cultivar G1812 chromosome 6, Tu2.1, whole genome shotgun sequence, the following proteins share a genomic window:
- the LOC125513760 gene encoding uncharacterized protein LOC125513760 — protein MAFLFNKFQEAIKTLAKSPSFARDPRHLQFDADVNRLFLYTSYNRLGKHSEEKDAEEIIELASKASVTDQQKQVQQNVHYQLKHICKSMDSILRPDTKDPSQSPSDAYNNSRRSGLSLAVGTGVAAANKPAVPATRPLTRTELSNKFRDQFGYTLDIKPSLIPHKDAGQGLFLSGEANVGAVLAIYPGVIYSPAYYRYIPGYPRIDACNSYLITRYDGTIINAKPWHLGGETREVWDGSDPVDYNTTPPINPESNSDRAWRMLNKPLQKSGSENFGDVLERRNPLAFGHFANHPPGGSTPNVMICPYDFPLTEKDMRAYIPNIAFGGEEPVTMKRFGSFWFKSRAPGKQTGEPPVLRTLVLVSTRSVCDEELFLNYRYSSSKGRPEWYTPVDEEEDKRRWS, from the exons ATGGCGTTTCTCTTCAACAAATTCCAGGAG GCAATCAAAACACTTGCTAAGAGTCCAAGCTTTGCTCGAGACCCACGGCATCTTCAGTTTGACGCTGACGTGAATCGTTTATTTCTCTATACCAG CTATAATCGTTTGGGAAAGCATTCTGAAGAAAAGGACGCCGAGGAGATTATTGAATTGGCTAGCAAAGCATCTGTTACTGACCAGCAGAAACAAGTGCAGCAAAATGTTCATTATCAACTTAAGCATATATGCAAATCAATGGATAGCATTCTTCGTCCTGATACAAAAGATCCATCACAATCTCCTTCTGATGCTTATAATAATTCTCGACGAAGTGGCTTGAGTTTGGCCGTTGGCACAGGAGTTGCAGCTGCAAACAAGCCAG CTGTTCCTGCTACGCGACCTTTAACTCGAACTGAATTGTCAAACAAATTCAGGGATCAGTTTGGCTACACCCTTGACATCAAGCCGTCACTAATACCTCACAAAGATGCAGGGCAAGGTCTGTTCTTATCTGGAGAAGCTAATGTTGGTGCTGTCCTAGCCATCTACCCTGGAGTTATATACTCACCTGCGTATTATCGATATATCCCTGGATACCCAAGAATCGATGCGTGCAACAGTTATCTTATCACAAGATATGACGGAACAATAATCAACGCGAAACCATGGCATTTAGGTGGTGAAACAAGAGAAGTATGGGATGGTTCAGATCCAGTGGATTACAATACAACGCCACCCATAAACCCAGAGAGCAACTCTGACCGGGCATGGAGGATGCTTAACAAGCCCCTGCAGAAGAGTGGCAGTGAAAACTTCGGGGATGTGCTTGAACGGCGAAATCCACTAGCCTTTGGTCATTTCGCGAACCATCCACCGGGAGGATCGACTCCTAATGTCATGATCTGCCCATATGATTTTCCACTGACAGAGAAGGACATGAGAGCATACATCCCGAACATTGCATTTGGTGGTGAAGAGCCGGTTACAATGAAGAGGTTTGGCTCCTTCTGGTTCAAGTCCAGAGCCCCTGGTAAACAGACCGGGGAGCCACCGGTTCTGAGGACGCTTGTGCTAGTGAGTACGAGGTCCGTATGTGACGAAGAGCTCTTCCTGAACTACCGGTACAGCAGCTCAAAGGGGCGGCCAGAGTGGTATACCCCAGTGGATGAAGAAGAGGATAAGAGGAGATGGAGCTAG